Below is a genomic region from Spirosoma radiotolerans.
GAATGGCCCTCGCTGAGAGGTAGTCAATGGCTACTCAAGTTGGGCGGCTTGAGTCTGTACGGATGGGCCAGCTATCGCGTGAGCGCTAAGCCTGATTACACCAATCTGGGCTGGTGGGGCGGTCTACTGGATAATCCCTTTCGGAGCTCGGACAATGTCAACCGCTGGCTATTTTATCTTCAGGTGCTTTTGGTACCAGGCCAGTTGATGGCTTACAGCTTTGTGATGGGCTGGGTCATCTTCGACCAACTGACCAGGAAGCTTAACTCATAGTATACTCGCTATTATTGCCTCTGGGTGGGCCAGACTGGATAAGCCCGTTGGTTCTTCATGGCCACTTTCCAGGGTGTCAGGAGTATTTTACTGGTTTTGAAGCCGAGTATGAAGAGGTATAGCCCATAGCCCTGGGCTGGGCGTGTGAATTAGCCGCCAGCTCGACCAGGCTACTGGCTTTAGGCCATCTCCTAATTCGAACAGATCACAGGCTGGTCAGCGCACGTCTATTTTATGATGTGGCTACACTCACTCCCCTTACAACTTCTACAATAAGCCTGATCTACAAGAGGAAACAAACTTCCAGAACGCGTATTACTTACTTAGGCTACCCAATACGTGTAAACCGCTATTGTATATCTTATGAAATTTCTGATACCCTTGCTGATAGGCGGAATTTTTTCGTCTATTTTTTCTATTCTTTTCCTATACTCTTATTATCAATTAGTTAGAGGGGCTAATAAGATAACTGGAACAATTACTTCCTTTGACCGAAGTGATTTTTTTATACTTCGCCAGCTTTGGGTACCCATTGTTCGCTTTCAAACGCGCGATACTAGCTGGATTGAGCGTCAGCCTGACCATTCCTTATACCATGAACTGAATTACTTTAGCGCTCACCAAGAGGTGACAGTTTACTATAAGGAAGACAATCCGGATAAATTTGTTATTGAGAGTGGCCTGGAAGTATTTATTAACTGGATGATTATTATACTGACTTTTGGGGGCATAGTCTGGTTATTTGCCCAATAAAAAAGTCAGTCTCTGAAGTCTTCTGTCACTACACATATGCGGCTGATTAGGTTGGAGAGCTATTAAAAATCAACGTACCACAAAACGCTCCATCGTAAGACCTGCTAAATTGGGGCGAATAAGGGATCTCTAATAGTAAAAATAAAGAGGTTGAACCACGGATCAATAGAGAAATAAGTCACTCACTTTTTAAAAGTAAACGGCTTATTGTCAACATAATAAATTGAGCGGGTTCGTGCCGTTTGTTCGGAATTTGAAAATACCCTGAGTGCTATAAACGGAGAACTTGAATGTGGTCTGCTTTTCAGCAAAGCCATTTTTTTAGGCGGTCAGACTAGGCATGGTTCAACAAGTTTAACGCCTGCTGCCTGTATAATTTACCAATTGGTATCAAATGATCTCGAATAGCGATCTCCTCAGATGTAAACGAATCAATCTTGTTAAGTGAGACGAGGAAGGACCGGTGCACCCTCAGAAATGAGGTTCCGGGCAGCATGGCTTCCAGTGCCGTGATGGCGTATTTAGTGATGATGGCACCTTTTGTTGTGTGAATCCTGACATAATCTTTGAGGCTCTCTACATAAAGAATATCACTCAGAAAAACCTTAACCATTTTCCTGTCCGCCCGGAAATAGAGAAAAGCATCTGTAGCCGTTTCGGTATGGTGCGGCATGAGCGGTTGGCTTATTGGTGAAAGCGTGTGGTCGGGTAATGCTTTATTGACCGACTTTAAAAACCGTTCGAAACTTATAGGCTTAACGAGGTAATCGGTAACGCCTAGTTCAAAGGCTTGTACAGCATATTGCTCAAAGGCCGTTGTCAGGACAATTTTAGGCAGTTGGGTTAACGTTCCAATCAACTCAATACCCGTTATTTGAGGCATTTGAATATCAAGAAACAGCAGATCGACCGGCTGCTGTTTTAAGGCCGTAAGTGCCTGAATAGCGCTGGTACATTCGCCGATTAAGGTAAGCATGGGCACCTGATTGATATACCGACGCAGTACTTCCCGAGCGGGGGGCTCATCGTCGACGATCAGGCAATTATAGTTAGTCAGCGACTCCATCATATACTGATTTGACAGGCTCAGGATAGGCGTGTGTTAACGTAAGCGTCAAGTTAACAATATACATCTCTTCCTCATTATGGATCGCTAGTTCATGTTGGTTCGGATAACTTAATTCCAGCCGCTTCCGAACGTTTGCTATGCCTATACCTGGTAACGGATGCTCATAGCCAGCTGGCTTGCCATTAATTAGTTTCATTGCCAGTTTATCGTCGTGTAGGGTTACGGTTAAGCTGATCCAGGGGCTCTCTATCATACGACTGGCTCCATGCTTGAATGCGTTTTCGATAAAGGGTAAAAGCATGAGTGGGGCAATGAGATGAGTAGTCGTTTTAGGCAACTGCACCGCCATATCAAGCCCTTGATCGTACCTGGCCTTTTCCAAATGTAGATAATCGCCGATCATGTTCAGTTCCTTTTCGAGGGGAACCAACGGATAATTGCAATCATACAAGATATAACGCAGCAATTGCGAAAACCCCAAGATCATCCCGGATGCTTTCTCCGATACATCTTGTGTAAATGAATAAATCGTATTGAGCGTATTGAATAAGAAGTGCGGGTGCAACTGGGCTTTCAACATCTGAAGCTCGGCATTTGCCTTTTCTTTTTCAAGCAGAAGAGCAGCCTGTTGCTTTTCATGGAAGCATTTCAACAATTTTATGGCCGCAGCTACCCCGCCCACGGTAATGCTTCCTCGTAACCCGGCCAGCATAGCTACGCCGAACTGAACATAGAAGGTGGGGTGCGGCTCCCTGGCCACAACGGGTGCTAACTTATCAGCAACTTGATGGCGGAAGTAATCAATAATAGTCATCGACAGCGTAGCTGATAAAGCCGCTGTTAGTAAGACCAATATAACTGCACAAAGGGTAGCCAGGATGTACTTACCGGGAATGACTTGCCTGGGTATAACCAGATACATGAGCGAATAAGCCAGAAATAAACTTGGAATCAGGTAAATCAGCGTTTCCGGTAAGGTAATAAACAGTCGATGCAGAAAGGAGTGCCGTTGCAAGGCTGGTGATGGCGAAAAGGAATACAGGAGCAGTTGGAACAGAAACCAAAGCAGCCAGAAAGTCAGATGCCGCACGAAACGCCAGCCTGTAGTTTTTGAATAAATGAAAGGTAGCTGCTCCATGAGTTGTAGGGGTCTGCTACTAAGATACGGATCGGTAACCAGATAAAAGGAAGATCAAGTACTTATTCGATCAAGGTCAATAAGTTGACGATAAGATGAGTTGGTCGTCGACCAACTCATCTTATCGTCAAAAAAACACTGTATGTTTTCTGGGCCGTATTGTTAGGCGACTTCTCGGTTAAAAGAGTAAGGGCTTGCCTATTTTTGAGAAAAACGAACCCTATGAAACTTGTTCTCACCCTGCTTTTAATAAGCATCGCAACCACCAGCGTGTTCGCACAGGTAGATACATCCAGCTATCCGAACGAACGACAGGCGATCCGAGAATTACTACGCCACCAGCAACCCGGCACCCTGATCGATTGCCATGATTTTATTGCGGTTGGCCCCAAAGGCGATATTTCCTTTTCACATCAACAATGGGTTGAGGTGCAGAAAAAAGAAAAGCTGGTTTTTAAATCGGTGCAACCCATTGCGGGCAATCAATTCATCCGAATTTATGATGGCTCTATGGCCGTGGTTAACTCGCTGATCGATGTAAAGCTGGTGGTTGACGGGCAAGATGTAAACATTAAAGTACGTCGTTTGGAAGTGTACCATAAAGCGGCCGCTGGCTGGTGCCGCGTAGCCGGTCAGGGAACGCAGGTGGATGAAAAACTATTTCCCGTTGCTAGTAAATAACCTACCTATCCGCCCAACTGATACGATTGGGTAATCGGTAGCTTAGATAAATTTAACAGTGAACTACGTAGCCTATGTTACGGATAGTAGTGGACATCTATTAAAATCAATGTCTCTTTAAACCTTCTTCTGAGTAAGCCGAAGGAACACTCGTGTGTCCAAGGCTTATAGCAATC
It encodes:
- a CDS encoding nuclear transport factor 2 family protein, yielding MKLVLTLLLISIATTSVFAQVDTSSYPNERQAIRELLRHQQPGTLIDCHDFIAVGPKGDISFSHQQWVEVQKKEKLVFKSVQPIAGNQFIRIYDGSMAVVNSLIDVKLVVDGQDVNIKVRRLEVYHKAAAGWCRVAGQGTQVDEKLFPVASK
- a CDS encoding DUF3592 domain-containing protein, whose amino-acid sequence is MKFLIPLLIGGIFSSIFSILFLYSYYQLVRGANKITGTITSFDRSDFFILRQLWVPIVRFQTRDTSWIERQPDHSLYHELNYFSAHQEVTVYYKEDNPDKFVIESGLEVFINWMIIILTFGGIVWLFAQ
- a CDS encoding LytR/AlgR family response regulator transcription factor, translated to MMESLTNYNCLIVDDEPPAREVLRRYINQVPMLTLIGECTSAIQALTALKQQPVDLLFLDIQMPQITGIELIGTLTQLPKIVLTTAFEQYAVQAFELGVTDYLVKPISFERFLKSVNKALPDHTLSPISQPLMPHHTETATDAFLYFRADRKMVKVFLSDILYVESLKDYVRIHTTKGAIITKYAITALEAMLPGTSFLRVHRSFLVSLNKIDSFTSEEIAIRDHLIPIGKLYRQQALNLLNHA
- a CDS encoding sensor histidine kinase, translated to MEQLPFIYSKTTGWRFVRHLTFWLLWFLFQLLLYSFSPSPALQRHSFLHRLFITLPETLIYLIPSLFLAYSLMYLVIPRQVIPGKYILATLCAVILVLLTAALSATLSMTIIDYFRHQVADKLAPVVAREPHPTFYVQFGVAMLAGLRGSITVGGVAAAIKLLKCFHEKQQAALLLEKEKANAELQMLKAQLHPHFLFNTLNTIYSFTQDVSEKASGMILGFSQLLRYILYDCNYPLVPLEKELNMIGDYLHLEKARYDQGLDMAVQLPKTTTHLIAPLMLLPFIENAFKHGASRMIESPWISLTVTLHDDKLAMKLINGKPAGYEHPLPGIGIANVRKRLELSYPNQHELAIHNEEEMYIVNLTLTLTHAYPEPVKSVYDGVAD